In a single window of the Gossypium hirsutum isolate 1008001.06 chromosome D02, Gossypium_hirsutum_v2.1, whole genome shotgun sequence genome:
- the LOC107910369 gene encoding 1-aminocyclopropane-1-carboxylate oxidase 5, which translates to MAIPVIDFSKLNGDERAKTLTEIANACEEWGFFQLVNNGIAEELLERVKKVSSEFYKVEREENFKNSKVVNLLNESGDEKLENVDWEDVITLTDDNVSEWSYQTSGFQETMKEFRDELKILAEKIMEVMDENLGLPKGYMEKAFNGEGGENNAFFGSKLCHYPPCPNPEKVTGLRAHTDAGGVILLFQDDEVGGLQVLKDGEWIDVQPLKNTIVINTGDQIEVLSNGRYKSAWHRVLSTIDGNRLSIASFYNPSLKATIAPAPQLVKETNEEMDKTYPKFVFGDYMSVYVQQKFLPKEPRFQAVRAV; encoded by the exons atggcGATTCCGGTGATtgatttttctaagctcaatGGCGACGAGAGGGCCAAGACATTGACTGAGATTGCAAATGCATGCGAGGAATGGGGTTTCTTTCAG TTGGTGAACAATGGGATTGCAGAGGAGCTGCTGGAGAGAGTGAAGAAGGTTTCATCAGAGTTCTATAAGGTGGAAAGGGAAGAGAATTTCAAGAACTCAAAGGTGGTGAATTTGTTGAATGAAAGTGGCGATGAAAAGTTGGAGAATGTGGATTGGGAAGATGTTATAACTTTGACGGATGATAATGTCAGTGAATGGTCTTATCAAACATCGGGATTTCA GGAAACCATGAAGGAATTCAGAGATGAGTTGAAAATATTGGCTGAAAAAATCATGGAAGTAATGGATGAAAACTTGGGGTTACCAAAGGGGTACATGGAGAAAGCTTTCAATGGTGAAGGAGGTGAAAACAATGCATTCTTCGGCTCCAAGTTGTGCCACTATCCGCCATGCCCGAACCCTGAGAAGGTCACTGGTCTTCGGGCCCACACCGATGCCGGTGGCGTCATCTTACTCTTCCAAGATGACGAAGTGGGCGGCCTTCAAGTACTTAAAGATGGGGAATGGATCGATGTTCAGCCGTTGAAGAACACGATTGTTATCAACACTGGTGACCAAATCGAAGTCCTCAGCAATGGGCGATATAAGAGTGCTTGGCACCGTGTTTTGAGCACCATTGATGGCAACAGGCTATCCATTGCTTCGTTTTATAATCCTTCACTTAAAGCCACCATTGCTCCTGCACCACAACTGGTGAAGGAAACGAATGAAGAAATGGATAAAACTTATCCCAAGTTTGTGTTTGGTGATTATATGTCTGTTTATGTTCAGCAAAAATTTCTCCCTAAAGAACCAAGGTTCCAGGCTGTAAGGGCCGTGTAA